Proteins encoded by one window of Paroedura picta isolate Pp20150507F chromosome 11, Ppicta_v3.0, whole genome shotgun sequence:
- the MRPL32 gene encoding large ribosomal subunit protein bL32m — MAAVLVLPSPWPKIRGFLRGWLGLFRGQSPPWAPALAVQGPASLLEPMEEKDGSDETPSFLDNVFWMAVPKKRRTIEVNRCRRRNPNKLLKVKRNIDYCPKCGHAKLKHLLCGYCYKKIRHESSIIKAQIKAQEGGPHRAPTVETVVLYTGEKPREQDEGKRIIERTRKRPSWFPLD; from the exons ATGGCGGCCGTGCTGGTGCTGCCCTCGCCTTGGCCCAAGATCCGCGGCTTCCTTCGGGGCTGGCTGGGTCTGTTCCGCGGCCAGAGCCCTCCCTGGG CTCCTGCATTAGCTGTACAGGGTCCAGCTTCTTTGCTTGAGCCTATGGAAGAGAAGGATGGAAGCGACGAGACGCCAAGCTTCTTAGACAATGTGTTTTGGATGGCCGTCCCAAAGAAAAGGCGAACCATTGAGGTGAATCGCTGCAGGCGAAGGAATCCtaataagcttttaaaagtgaag AGAAACATTGATTATTGTCCCAAGTGCGGTCATGCAAAGCTGAAGCATCTTCTTTGTGGGTATTGCTACAAAAAGATAAGGCATGAATCATCTATCATAAAGGCCCAAATAAAGGCCCAAGAAGGAGGACCACACCGAGCTCCTACCGTAGAGACTGTTGTCCTgtacacgggagagaagcccagAGAGCAGGACGAAGGGAAGCGGATCATTGAACGAACAAGGAAGCGCCCATCTTGGTTCCCTCTGGACtga